From one Plasmodium yoelii strain 17X genome assembly, chromosome: 12 genomic stretch:
- a CDS encoding DNA repair protein RAD14, putative, with amino-acid sequence MSDHSQSQNEEDEENYYNIFYENNLVNDINYFEDSLPHINFYLKFQNKRFLESFFDDVKNKNEMSTSNIEVTDNEVQLCELKNNKNDNGEVLKDDKNDNGEVLKDGKSDNGEVLKDGKSDNGEVLKDGGFYVDNDSEIECYFENIQKKYKDTTNSITNITEEKDITDYLFLEKNQEFTKQANIIFQKNKEKFIFSIERGNINCICDKGNNCSDCRSICDDNSEIILKEICFLCNKKKKINKTLSSIKIYVCYDCKSTDSNFRMISLTKLINKYSINNNDLIKHEKKLALLSTKNPRGYSKNMKLYFLFQIKEIAIRKYGSLQKVKCLYNSKILNIKNVTTNSSSNNNNDKENCLKLEKKKKKKKSLHKYKKAKTIYSNDYIKNMEKNKIICQDNKHEFDNPICINTDDNIYIKKCIKCQYELEFIDF; translated from the coding sequence atGAGTGACCATTCACAATCGCAAAATGAAGAAGACgaagaaaattattataacattttttatgaaaataactTAGTGAatgatattaattattttgaaGATTCATTGCcacatattaatttttatttaaaatttcaaAATAAGCGATTTTTAGAATCTTTTTTTGatgatgtaaaaaataaaaatgaaatgtcCACATCTAATATAGAAGTAACTGATAACGAAGTACAATTGTGCGaactaaaaaataacaaaaatgatAATGGTGAAGTGTTAAAAGATGACAAAAATGATAATGGCGAAGTGTTAAAAGATGGCAAAAGCGATAATGGCGAAGTGTTAAAAGATGGCAAAAGCGATAATGGCGAAGTGTTAAAAGATGGCGGGTTTTATGTTGATAATGATTCAGAAATAGAAtgttattttgaaaatattcaaaaaaaatataaggaCACAACAAATTCGATTACTAACATTACTGAAGAAAAAGACATTActgattatttatttttagaaaaaaatcaAGAATTCACAAAACAAGCAAATATTAtctttcaaaaaaataaagaaaaatttatatttagcATTGAAAGGGGTAATATTAATTGTATTTGTGATAAAGGAAATAATTGCTCAGATTGTCGATCTATTTGTGATGATAATAGTGAAATTATTCTTAAAGAAATATGTTTTTtgtgtaataaaaaaaaaaaaataaataaaacccTAAGTagtattaaaatatatgtatgttaTGATTGTAAATCTACTGATAGTAACTTTCGAATGATAtcattaacaaaattaataaataaatattctataaataataatgatttaataaaacatgaaaaaaaattagcaCTCTTATCAACAAAAAATCCACGAggttattcaaaaaatatgaaattatattttttatttcaaataaaagaaatagcCATTAGAAAATATGGATCATTACAAAAagtaaaatgtttatataattcaaaaattttaaacataaaaaatgttactACCAATAgtagtagtaataataataatgataaagaaaattGTCTAAAactagaaaaaaaaaaaaagaaaaaaaaaagtctacataaatataaaaaagcaaaaacaatttatagtaatgattatattaaaaatatggaaaaaaataaaattatttgtcAAGATAATAAACATGAATTTGATAATCCAATTTGTATAAATACtgatgataatatatatattaaaaaatgtataaaatgtCAGTATGAACTTGAATTTATTGATTTTTGA